A genomic region of Desulfosarcina ovata subsp. ovata contains the following coding sequences:
- a CDS encoding sigma-54 interaction domain-containing protein gives MHRTLIEKNFCLGSKESHFKITIAVFPQDLKPYLDRTSKNALWVESLLSVGNALGSIRTRNELFNQIIKQAMRIAGAERGAIFLKQDTKLEMVASRNIEIPETSSTVGTGQTAFIQEVFESGREIVRKAENLRPARVKNLDAMGWTAGFPIRLKSRVIGVIFMACELARMQLPEDEISLLRIISNQAAVALENMEAYEEIIDLKSDLEAETHFYREAFEPGLPGVQMIGRTTPFKKMLGLISRVAASDTTVMITGETGVGKDLVAQAIHQNSSRSSGPFIAVNVVSLSPELIASELFGHEKGAFTGASRTRKGRFELAGEGTLFLDDIDAFSLDIQAKMLRVLETRTFERVGGTRTLKTSFRLVAASNRNIEELVEQGLFRSDFYYRLNVFPIKVPPLRERAEDIPALARYFLKRFAKKFGKTFDKISKNDLDRLIEYHWPGNIRELRHVIERAVLLSRDGRLVIPPLETCVPACGANTEKILPLREMEARHIMGALSHCRGKVSGKGGAAALLEVKPTTLYSKMKRLGIERDAYLVKKTGR, from the coding sequence ATGCATCGAACTTTGATTGAAAAAAACTTCTGTTTGGGTAGCAAAGAGAGCCATTTCAAAATTACAATTGCTGTTTTCCCCCAGGACCTCAAGCCCTATCTCGATCGCACGTCGAAAAACGCGCTTTGGGTGGAATCCCTTTTGAGTGTCGGCAACGCCCTGGGGTCCATCCGGACCCGCAACGAACTTTTCAACCAGATCATAAAGCAGGCCATGCGCATCGCCGGTGCGGAGCGGGGCGCCATTTTCCTCAAGCAGGATACGAAACTGGAGATGGTCGCCAGCCGAAATATCGAAATCCCGGAGACATCCTCCACCGTGGGGACAGGCCAGACGGCTTTTATTCAGGAAGTTTTCGAATCAGGCCGCGAGATCGTAAGAAAGGCGGAAAACCTGAGACCGGCAAGGGTGAAGAACCTCGATGCCATGGGATGGACCGCCGGGTTTCCCATCCGGCTCAAGTCCAGGGTCATTGGGGTGATCTTCATGGCCTGCGAACTTGCCCGGATGCAACTTCCGGAAGATGAGATTTCCCTTCTCCGGATCATCAGCAACCAGGCCGCCGTTGCCCTGGAAAACATGGAAGCCTATGAAGAGATCATCGATCTGAAAAGCGACCTGGAGGCCGAGACCCATTTTTACCGGGAGGCTTTCGAACCGGGCCTTCCCGGGGTCCAGATGATCGGGCGAACCACACCCTTCAAGAAGATGCTGGGATTAATCAGCCGCGTGGCGGCCTCCGATACCACCGTCATGATTACCGGAGAAACCGGGGTGGGCAAGGATCTGGTGGCGCAGGCCATCCATCAGAACAGCAGCCGCTCCTCGGGTCCTTTCATTGCCGTAAATGTGGTGTCGCTCAGTCCGGAACTGATCGCCAGCGAACTTTTCGGTCACGAAAAAGGCGCGTTCACCGGCGCGTCCCGGACCCGCAAGGGCCGCTTCGAGCTTGCCGGTGAGGGAACATTGTTTCTCGACGACATCGATGCCTTTTCCCTGGATATCCAGGCCAAAATGCTACGAGTGCTGGAGACCAGGACGTTCGAGCGGGTGGGCGGGACCCGGACCCTGAAAACCAGCTTCCGACTGGTGGCGGCCAGCAACCGCAATATCGAAGAGCTGGTCGAGCAGGGGCTTTTCCGCTCGGATTTCTACTACCGGCTCAATGTGTTTCCCATCAAGGTTCCCCCCTTGCGTGAGCGGGCCGAAGACATTCCCGCACTGGCCCGTTATTTCCTGAAGAGGTTCGCCAAAAAATTCGGGAAGACGTTTGACAAGATATCCAAAAACGATCTGGATCGGTTGATCGAGTACCATTGGCCGGGCAATATACGGGAGCTGCGTCATGTGATCGAGCGGGCGGTGCTGCTCAGCAGGGACGGGCGCTTGGTCATTCCGCCCTTGGAGACGTGTGTGCCGGCGTGCGGTGCCAATACGGAAAAAATTCTGCCCCTAAGGGAGATGGAGGCCCGGCATATCATGGGCGCCCTTTCCCACTGCCGGGGCAAGGTCAGCGGGAAAGGCGGCGCAGCGGCACTGCTCGAGGTCAAGCCCACCACGCTTTATTCAAAAATGAAGCGCCTGGGGATCGAAAGAGATGCCTACCTGGTAAAAAAGACGGGGCGATAG
- a CDS encoding type II toxin-antitoxin system VapB family antitoxin: MRTNIVIDDELINEAMALSQIKTKRAVVETGLRLLVQIKKQERIKNFRGKLKWEGHLDTLRSDQ; the protein is encoded by the coding sequence ATGCGAACCAACATTGTTATCGACGACGAACTTATCAATGAGGCCATGGCACTCAGTCAAATAAAAACGAAAAGGGCTGTGGTTGAAACAGGGCTCAGGCTTCTGGTTCAAATTAAAAAACAAGAACGGATAAAAAATTTCCGTGGAAAACTGAAATGGGAGGGGCATCTTGATACATTGAGGTCGGATCAATGA
- a CDS encoding PIN domain nuclease — MILVDSSVWINYFNGLSTWQTNLLDDYLSSIPIIIGDLILTEVLQGFKSNKDYETARDLLSALQFRQIGGYAVAIQSAQNYRTLRKSGVTIRKTIDVIIGTFCIMEGLSLLHDDRDFDPMVSYLNLKTPSPQ; from the coding sequence ATGATTTTGGTCGACTCATCCGTATGGATCAATTATTTCAATGGACTTTCAACCTGGCAGACAAACCTGCTTGACGACTACCTCTCCAGCATTCCCATTATTATTGGCGATTTGATTCTGACGGAAGTCCTCCAGGGGTTCAAATCAAACAAAGATTACGAAACCGCCAGGGATTTACTCAGTGCGCTTCAATTTCGCCAAATTGGGGGATATGCCGTCGCCATCCAAAGTGCTCAAAATTACAGGACCCTCAGAAAATCAGGGGTTACCATTCGAAAAACAATCGATGTAATCATCGGGACATTTTGTATCATGGAGGGATTATCGCTGCTCCATGATGATCGCGATTTTGACCCGATGGTATCATACCTCAACCTGAAAACACCATCTCCGCAGTAA
- a CDS encoding ISNCY family transposase yields the protein MRLPEQEENRILLERKHAEFTFDKVIQFFRQTISAFPDRRIGTNTSYSIEDAALGAFSVFFTQSPSFLAFQSAMQQTKGKNNAQSLFGLTQIPCTNHIKSLMDEVHPSYVTPVFKYLFDGLEKSGHLDGFRSYDNNLLVAFDGTQYFASNTIHCDNCSRKHHKNGTVTYSHSVVTPVIVAPENNKVIALQPEFITPQDGHDKQDCENAAAKRWIDQYAAEYQPFGITVLGDDLYCKQPICKKLLDQELDFILVCKPDSHKTLYQWLDELDAMQTIETVVEKRWTGKTHEIDTYRFANKLPLRDSENAIDVNWCELTTTLPDGKIVYKNAFATNFEVSKSNVKQIVKDGRARWKVENENNNVLKNRGYNIEHNFGHGNKHLSSLLLTFNLLAFLFHTVLELMDEKYSLVRAELPTRKTFFDDVRALTRYMYFPSWEAMLTFMMRGLEIEYVDTS from the coding sequence ATGCGATTGCCAGAACAAGAAGAAAACCGCATCCTACTTGAAAGGAAACATGCAGAATTCACATTTGACAAAGTGATCCAATTTTTTCGCCAAACTATTTCTGCATTTCCTGACCGGCGCATCGGCACTAATACCAGCTACAGCATAGAAGACGCAGCCCTGGGAGCTTTTTCTGTTTTTTTTACCCAAAGCCCATCCTTTTTAGCCTTTCAATCCGCTATGCAGCAAACAAAAGGCAAAAACAATGCGCAATCACTTTTCGGCCTCACTCAAATTCCCTGTACCAACCACATCAAAAGTTTAATGGACGAGGTCCATCCCTCTTATGTCACGCCCGTGTTCAAATATCTTTTCGACGGATTGGAAAAATCCGGTCATCTGGACGGGTTTCGCTCATACGACAACAATTTATTGGTTGCCTTTGACGGAACGCAGTATTTTGCTTCAAATACAATTCATTGTGATAATTGTAGTCGCAAGCACCATAAAAATGGAACCGTAACCTATTCGCATTCAGTCGTGACCCCGGTGATTGTGGCACCGGAAAACAATAAGGTGATTGCTTTGCAACCGGAATTTATTACCCCCCAGGATGGCCATGATAAACAAGATTGCGAAAACGCGGCAGCAAAACGCTGGATCGATCAATATGCGGCGGAGTATCAACCTTTTGGCATCACTGTATTGGGCGATGATCTATACTGTAAACAACCGATTTGCAAAAAACTATTAGATCAAGAACTTGATTTCATTTTGGTCTGTAAACCCGATTCTCATAAAACCCTTTACCAGTGGCTGGATGAATTGGACGCCATGCAGACCATCGAAACCGTGGTGGAGAAGCGCTGGACCGGCAAAACCCATGAAATCGATACGTATCGCTTTGCCAACAAACTGCCGCTACGTGATAGTGAAAACGCCATTGATGTTAATTGGTGCGAACTGACAACAACCCTGCCCGATGGAAAAATCGTGTACAAAAACGCATTTGCAACCAATTTTGAAGTTTCAAAGAGCAACGTCAAGCAAATTGTCAAAGATGGCCGAGCACGCTGGAAAGTCGAGAACGAAAATAATAATGTTTTGAAAAACAGAGGCTATAATATTGAACACAACTTCGGTCACGGGAACAAGCACCTTTCATCATTATTGCTGACCTTCAACTTGTTAGCCTTTCTGTTCCATACCGTTCTTGAACTGATGGATGAGAAGTACAGCTTGGTTCGTGCTGAGTTACCAACGCGCAAAACCTTTTTTGACGATGTGCGCGCTTTGACGCGATATATGTATTTTCCCAGTTGGGAGGCGATGTTAACTTTTATGATGCGAGGCCTGGAGATCGAATACGTAGACACCAGTTAA
- a CDS encoding transposase: MKGAMPRLARLDAPGILHHVIIRGIERKNIFQDTTDKQNLVDRLDQLVPQTQTRCYAWVLLSNHAHFLFRSGPDGLVSLMQRLLTGYAVSFNRRHKRHGQLFQNRYKSIICQEDAYLLELVRYIHLNPLRAGMVEDFRALTDYPFSGHRLLVGADDCSWQDGAYVLGCFGKKVAKARKAYLDYVQAGVAMGRRPELVGGGLVRSLGGWSEVKKMRLKGMDRIKGDERILGDSDFVLSVLSQAKEQFERRYELKRHGYDINRVAERVAELFGIDKEEIFQKGRPKKRADARGLFCYWCTNELCLSQTELARALDMTVSGIGYGVRRGETIAACEGYMLIDSII; the protein is encoded by the coding sequence ATGAAAGGTGCCATGCCACGGTTAGCCCGATTAGACGCTCCCGGGATTTTGCATCACGTGATCATCCGGGGGATCGAAAGAAAAAACATTTTCCAGGATACAACCGATAAGCAGAATCTTGTCGATCGGCTTGATCAGTTGGTTCCGCAGACGCAAACCAGATGTTATGCTTGGGTTTTGCTAAGTAACCACGCCCATTTTTTATTTCGCTCAGGCCCTGACGGGCTCGTAAGCTTGATGCAGCGGCTGCTCACCGGATATGCGGTAAGTTTCAACCGCCGACATAAACGCCACGGCCAGTTGTTTCAGAACCGGTACAAATCCATTATTTGTCAGGAAGACGCCTATCTTTTGGAACTGGTGCGCTATATTCATCTCAATCCATTGCGTGCTGGCATGGTCGAGGACTTCAGGGCGTTGACGGATTATCCATTCAGCGGCCACCGATTATTGGTGGGAGCCGATGATTGCAGCTGGCAGGACGGCGCTTATGTGCTCGGCTGTTTTGGAAAAAAAGTGGCGAAGGCGCGCAAGGCTTACCTTGACTATGTCCAAGCCGGAGTTGCCATGGGACGTCGTCCTGAATTGGTCGGGGGAGGATTGGTTCGCAGCCTGGGCGGATGGTCGGAAGTTAAAAAGATGCGATTGAAAGGAATGGACCGTATAAAAGGCGATGAACGCATTCTTGGTGATTCGGATTTTGTATTGTCGGTTTTGTCCCAAGCCAAAGAACAGTTTGAACGGCGCTATGAACTCAAACGGCATGGCTACGATATAAACCGGGTTGCCGAAAGGGTCGCCGAGCTATTTGGGATCGATAAGGAAGAAATATTCCAAAAGGGCCGCCCCAAAAAACGCGCGGATGCCCGGGGTCTATTTTGCTACTGGTGTACAAACGAGCTGTGCCTTTCCCAGACCGAACTTGCCCGGGCACTTGATATGACGGTGTCGGGCATCGGCTATGGCGTTAGAAGAGGCGAAACCATAGCCGCATGCGAAGGATACATGCTGATTGATTCGATTATTTAG
- a CDS encoding corrinoid protein, giving the protein MAKIEEVKANVEKGKAKLVPGLVQEALDEGSAAGDILQIMVDAMGVVGERFSSGEIFVPEMLMAAKAMSKGVEVLKPHMAGDSSTNLGTCIIGTVKGDLHDIGKNLVAMMVESAGFTLVDLGVDVSTEKFIDAVKTNENVTLVACSGLLTTTMPAMKDTVAALKSSGLNGFKVIVGGAPVTEQFASEIGADGYAQDAGSAAVKAKQLVNAA; this is encoded by the coding sequence ATGGCTAAAATCGAAGAAGTAAAAGCAAACGTCGAAAAGGGTAAGGCCAAGCTGGTTCCCGGATTGGTTCAGGAAGCATTGGACGAGGGCAGCGCGGCAGGCGACATTCTACAAATCATGGTCGACGCCATGGGGGTGGTGGGCGAGAGGTTTTCCTCCGGTGAAATTTTTGTCCCCGAAATGCTGATGGCCGCCAAGGCCATGTCAAAGGGTGTGGAAGTGCTCAAACCCCATATGGCCGGTGATTCGTCAACCAACCTAGGGACCTGCATCATCGGCACGGTAAAGGGCGATCTGCATGACATCGGCAAGAACTTGGTGGCCATGATGGTTGAAAGTGCCGGTTTCACCTTGGTGGATTTGGGCGTGGACGTTTCCACGGAGAAATTCATCGACGCCGTCAAAACCAACGAGAATGTGACCCTGGTGGCCTGCTCCGGCTTGCTTACCACGACCATGCCGGCCATGAAGGATACCGTGGCGGCACTCAAATCCAGCGGCCTGAACGGGTTCAAGGTCATCGTCGGCGGCGCTCCGGTAACCGAACAGTTCGCCAGCGAAATTGGGGCGGATGGCTATGCACAGGATGCCGGCAGCGCGGCGGTCAAGGCCAAACAACTGGTAAACGCAGCTTAG
- a CDS encoding type II toxin-antitoxin system RelE/ParE family toxin: MIKSFKCKYTESLSRGTNVKKFNNIAKVARRKLRQLEIANLLDDLRVPPGNHLEALKGDRAGQYSIRINDQWRVCFNWTDAGAENVEIVDYH, from the coding sequence ATGATTAAATCATTCAAATGCAAATATACTGAATCGCTATCAAGAGGCACTAATGTCAAGAAATTCAATAACATTGCAAAGGTCGCTCGGCGCAAGCTCAGGCAGCTCGAAATTGCTAATTTGCTTGATGATTTAAGAGTACCACCCGGCAATCATCTTGAAGCGCTCAAAGGGGATCGTGCTGGTCAATACAGCATCCGCATCAACGATCAGTGGCGAGTCTGTTTCAATTGGACAGATGCAGGTGCAGAAAATGTTGAAATCGTGGATTACCACTGA
- a CDS encoding uroporphyrinogen decarboxylase family protein — protein sequence MLTKKQNLLETIKGGNPDRFVNQYEFLEIITEAPKRIRPTKGETILNEWGITLSWPEDQIGPFPVHDDEHRALKDITKWKEIVKVPSVEFSDEVWAPAIEHAKAVDRDDQYVAVFFSSGTFEMTHYLMGMEDAMMGLYEEPECMHELIECLTDYEIHYAEQIIERLKPNALFHHDDWGGQISTFLSPDMFKEFYLEPYKRAYKFWRDNGIELIVHHSDSYAATLVPYMIEMGVDIWQGVMTTNNTPELIKTYGGQISFMGELDSGPLDVKDWDAKLIEEHVEKACTSCGKHYFIPCLTQGLNFSSFPGVYDAASKAIDKMSKKMF from the coding sequence ATGCTGACCAAAAAACAAAACCTGTTGGAAACGATCAAGGGCGGTAACCCGGATCGATTCGTTAACCAGTACGAATTTCTGGAAATCATCACCGAGGCGCCCAAAAGGATTCGTCCGACGAAAGGGGAAACCATCCTCAACGAATGGGGAATCACCTTAAGCTGGCCCGAAGACCAGATAGGCCCCTTTCCCGTTCACGATGACGAGCATCGGGCACTCAAGGATATTACGAAATGGAAAGAGATCGTCAAGGTGCCTTCCGTGGAGTTCTCCGACGAGGTGTGGGCCCCGGCCATCGAACACGCCAAGGCCGTGGACCGTGATGACCAGTATGTGGCCGTCTTCTTTTCCTCCGGGACTTTTGAGATGACCCATTATCTCATGGGCATGGAAGATGCCATGATGGGCCTGTATGAAGAACCGGAATGTATGCATGAACTGATCGAGTGTCTGACCGACTATGAGATTCATTATGCCGAGCAGATCATCGAGCGCCTCAAGCCCAACGCCTTGTTCCATCATGACGACTGGGGCGGACAAATCTCAACGTTCCTTTCTCCGGACATGTTCAAGGAATTCTACCTGGAGCCGTACAAACGCGCCTACAAATTCTGGAGGGACAACGGTATTGAACTGATCGTGCACCATAGCGATTCCTACGCCGCCACCCTGGTTCCTTATATGATCGAAATGGGCGTCGACATCTGGCAGGGGGTGATGACCACCAACAATACCCCCGAATTGATCAAAACGTATGGCGGCCAGATCTCTTTCATGGGCGAGCTCGACTCCGGGCCCTTGGACGTTAAGGACTGGGACGCCAAGCTGATCGAGGAACACGTGGAGAAGGCGTGCACAAGCTGCGGGAAGCACTACTTTATCCCCTGTCTGACCCAGGGCTTGAATTTCAGCTCCTTCCCGGGGGTATACGATGCGGCGAGCAAAGCCATCGACAAGATGAGCAAAAAGATGTTTTAA
- a CDS encoding methyltetrahydrofolate cobalamin methyltransferase, translating into MIIIGEKINGAIPSVAEAIEKRDAAFIKNLAQSQADAGASFIDVCASTDVSVELEAMKWLIDTVQGATETPIAVDSPNAEICAKAITLCNKPGLVNSVSMEGDKIEQVFPVIADTKWECVALLCDDTGIPKSGEQRLKVFADIMAKAKEYGIAPSRLHIDPLVEMLCTSEDGIKTVLTVIREIKAQYPDIHVTGGASNISFNLPARKFVNQAFLILAMGAGMDSAIINPLHKHMMGLIYATEALMGMDEYCMEYINGYREGLFGQVK; encoded by the coding sequence ATGATCATTATTGGAGAGAAAATCAACGGAGCCATCCCGTCGGTGGCCGAAGCCATCGAAAAGCGGGATGCGGCGTTCATTAAAAACCTGGCCCAGTCCCAGGCCGATGCCGGCGCGAGCTTCATCGACGTGTGCGCCTCGACAGACGTATCGGTAGAACTGGAGGCCATGAAATGGCTGATCGACACCGTCCAGGGGGCCACGGAGACCCCCATTGCCGTGGACAGCCCCAATGCCGAAATCTGCGCGAAAGCGATCACGCTGTGCAACAAACCGGGCCTGGTGAATTCGGTTTCCATGGAAGGTGACAAAATCGAGCAGGTATTTCCCGTCATCGCCGACACCAAATGGGAATGCGTGGCGCTGTTGTGCGACGACACGGGCATCCCCAAGAGCGGAGAGCAGCGCCTGAAGGTATTCGCGGACATCATGGCCAAGGCCAAGGAGTACGGCATCGCACCCTCGCGCCTGCATATCGATCCGCTGGTGGAAATGCTTTGCACTTCAGAAGACGGGATCAAGACCGTGCTGACCGTGATCCGGGAAATCAAAGCCCAATACCCCGATATCCATGTGACCGGCGGAGCCAGCAATATTTCCTTCAACCTGCCGGCCCGCAAGTTCGTCAACCAAGCCTTCCTGATCCTGGCCATGGGTGCTGGCATGGACAGCGCCATCATCAACCCCCTGCACAAGCACATGATGGGGCTGATCTACGCCACCGAAGCCCTGATGGGCATGGACGAATACTGCATGGAATACATCAACGGATACCGCGAAGGGCTATTCGGCCAAGTGAAATAG
- a CDS encoding HigA family addiction module antitoxin, producing the protein MKKLDPVTPGEILLEEFLKPMGLSQYRLAKEIGVPAQRISEIVSNKRSITADTDLRLCRFFGLSNGYWLRAQAAYDTEVAEITLAPLLNKIKPWSEHLAQQD; encoded by the coding sequence ATGAAAAAACTTGATCCCGTCACTCCAGGTGAAATTTTGTTAGAAGAGTTCTTAAAGCCTATGGGACTGAGCCAATATCGTTTGGCCAAGGAGATTGGTGTTCCCGCCCAGCGTATCAGTGAGATCGTTTCCAATAAACGTTCAATTACAGCTGATACGGATTTACGTTTGTGCCGTTTCTTTGGTTTGTCTAACGGGTATTGGCTACGTGCTCAGGCTGCATATGATACGGAAGTTGCAGAAATCACTCTTGCACCATTGCTTAATAAGATTAAACCTTGGTCAGAGCACTTGGCCCAACAAGACTAA
- a CDS encoding MFS transporter: MPHQQKYLKKSIINLYGLPSFGFQLIVNMEVFFFAAFLTDYAKIPVAMAGTVLMVTSIFDIVWVPTAGVILEKSSMRWGRYRSWLLIGPPIAMLFYTFQFAKIGNPTTNAILVSIGFIVSHLVWNIFYAGHIAMNNSLTTVREERITMSSNRGMFNALGAIAFSIVGAKAIETLGNGNQAMGCTLTVIIAAIFMALCYWTLFVLTKDYAYHPKAHADAEAKDKMPIGEMLMQIVRNPPLIGIMLGELGRYLGRFIIFGMAFYYFKYVVNNLAVISLFFTGLNVVCFFGAMATAPLAKKFGERNVYIFSLSLFIIGLIAVWALPMNHVSFMIVMFVAYLGYGMPDALGVAMFSATVDYGEWKTGKNARGFIMSLFSFPVKTAVFIRSVIITSVLVSAGYVADMQPTPELIQGIKNGIALIPALFIGAGLLIIIFLYRLTPEKQKMIQEELAARKQIGLRSGPIPQSANHAI, encoded by the coding sequence ATGCCGCACCAGCAGAAATACTTGAAAAAATCGATTATCAATTTATACGGGCTGCCGTCGTTTGGATTCCAGTTAATTGTGAACATGGAGGTCTTTTTCTTTGCCGCATTCCTGACAGATTATGCGAAAATCCCGGTGGCAATGGCCGGAACCGTTCTGATGGTTACCAGTATTTTTGATATCGTCTGGGTGCCCACGGCAGGGGTAATCCTGGAAAAAAGCAGCATGCGCTGGGGCCGGTACCGATCCTGGCTGCTCATTGGACCTCCAATAGCCATGTTGTTCTATACCTTTCAGTTTGCCAAGATTGGCAATCCAACCACCAACGCCATTCTGGTTTCGATCGGCTTCATTGTTTCCCATCTGGTTTGGAACATCTTCTACGCCGGCCACATTGCCATGAACAACTCCCTCACCACGGTCCGGGAGGAACGGATCACCATGTCCTCCAACCGGGGAATGTTCAATGCCCTCGGCGCCATCGCCTTTTCCATTGTGGGTGCCAAGGCAATCGAGACCCTGGGCAATGGGAACCAAGCCATGGGATGCACCCTGACCGTAATCATCGCGGCCATCTTCATGGCCCTGTGCTACTGGACTCTCTTCGTCCTCACCAAAGACTACGCCTACCATCCCAAGGCGCATGCCGACGCTGAAGCCAAAGACAAGATGCCCATTGGCGAAATGCTCATGCAGATCGTCCGCAACCCGCCCCTGATCGGCATCATGCTGGGGGAATTGGGTCGTTACCTGGGCCGTTTCATTATTTTTGGCATGGCCTTTTATTATTTTAAGTATGTTGTTAACAACCTGGCTGTGATTTCGCTTTTTTTCACCGGCTTGAACGTGGTTTGCTTCTTCGGCGCCATGGCCACGGCTCCCCTGGCTAAAAAATTTGGAGAGCGCAACGTCTATATCTTTTCCCTGAGCCTTTTCATCATCGGACTGATCGCGGTCTGGGCATTGCCCATGAACCACGTCTCCTTCATGATCGTCATGTTCGTCGCCTATCTGGGATACGGCATGCCCGATGCTCTTGGTGTGGCCATGTTTTCGGCAACAGTCGATTACGGTGAGTGGAAAACCGGCAAAAACGCGAGGGGATTCATCATGTCTCTGTTCTCCTTCCCCGTTAAAACCGCCGTTTTCATCAGGAGCGTCATCATCACCAGCGTTCTCGTATCGGCGGGGTATGTGGCGGACATGCAGCCCACCCCCGAACTCATTCAGGGAATCAAAAACGGTATTGCCCTGATTCCGGCGTTATTCATCGGCGCGGGGTTGCTGATCATCATCTTTTTGTACCGGCTCACGCCTGAAAAGCAAAAAATGATTCAAGAAGAACTCGCTGCGCGTAAGCAGATTGGATTGAGGTCAGGGCCGATACCTCAATCTGCCAATCACGCCATATAA
- a CDS encoding transposase, producing the protein MQGRPFRTDWTNVAPLGQLGGQLGAVGDVSNYLINLICLSIFAMKGAMPRLARLDAPGILHHVIIRGIERKNIFRDTTDKQNLVDRLDQLVPQTQTRCYAWVLLSNHAHFLFRSGPDGLVSLMQRLLTGYAVSFNRRHKRHGQLFQNRYKSIICQEDAYLLELVRYIHLNPLRAGMVEDFRALTDYPFSGHRLLVGADDCSWQDGAYVLGCFGKKVAKARKAYLDYVQAGVAMGRRPELVGGGLVRSLCTNELCLSQTELARALDMTMSGIGYAARRGETIAACEGYVLIDSII; encoded by the coding sequence ATGCAAGGCCGTCCCTTTCGCACGGATTGGACCAATGTTGCACCATTGGGGCAGTTGGGGGGGCAGTTGGGGGCAGTTGGGGACGTCTCTAATTATCTAATCAACTTGATTTGCCTCTCAATATTTGCTATGAAAGGTGCCATGCCACGGTTAGCCCGATTAGACGCTCCCGGGATTTTGCATCACGTGATCATCCGGGGGATCGAAAGAAAAAACATTTTCCGGGATACAACCGATAAGCAGAATCTTGTCGATCGGCTTGATCAGTTGGTTCCGCAGACGCAAACCAGATGTTATGCTTGGGTTTTGCTAAGTAACCACGCCCATTTTTTATTTCGCTCCGGCCCTGATGGGCTCGTAAGCTTGATGCAGCGGCTGCTCACCGGATATGCGGTAAGTTTCAACCGCCGACATAAACGCCACGGCCAGTTGTTTCAGAACCGGTACAAATCCATTATTTGTCAGGAAGACGCCTATCTTTTGGAACTGGTGCGCTATATTCATCTCAATCCATTGCGTGCTGGCATGGTTGAGGACTTCAGGGCGTTGACAGATTATCCATTCAGCGGCCACCGATTATTGGTGGGAGCCGATGATTGCAGCTGGCAGGACGGCGCTTATGTTCTCGGCTGTTTTGGAAAAAAAGTGGCGAAGGCGCGCAAGGCTTACCTTGACTATGTCCAAGCCGGAGTTGCCATGGGACGTCGTCCTGAATTGGTCGGGGGAGGATTGGTTCGCAGCCTGTGTACAAACGAGCTGTGCCTTTCCCAGACCGAGCTTGCCCGGGCACTTGATATGACGATGTCAGGCATCGGCTATGCCGCTCGAAGAGGCGAAACCATAGCCGCATGCGAAGGATACGTGCTGATTGATTCAATTATTTAG